One segment of Cynocephalus volans isolate mCynVol1 chromosome 8, mCynVol1.pri, whole genome shotgun sequence DNA contains the following:
- the FCRL4 gene encoding Fc receptor-like protein 4 gives MRSPGRSLRKKAIPNYLPEDLAHQKATVPKPVISLHPPWTIVFQGERVNMTCDGFHFYAPEKTKWYHQFRWVIKTRETPGNTLEVRESGEYRCQAQGSPLSNSVYLIFSSGDFILQGPYSVFEGDTLVLRCQKRGKEKLTSVKYTWNGKTLSQSSKSWDLLIPQTSSNNSGSYQCIGFVDKKYIFRSNIKVITIQELFPHPKLKATASQPTEGNSVNLSCETQLPLERSDTPLHFIFFRDDMVILSDWSRSPEFQIPTIWRENSGSYWCGVETVTGSVRKHSLPLQIRVLSIPVSGVLMETQPPGGQVVEGEMLVLVCSVTEGTGSTTFSWHREDTKESLGRKTQHSQRAELEIPVIRESDAGGYYCTADNSHGPVQSEVVGITVREAPGNRHGLIAVVATGGLLSLLLLGMALLFYCWRWRKPGVSFLAEETRCPLSPGPGESCHPICPVQGEVQLLYGTVHPKEKDLVYSEIQTIQGEANTTRKPLEDKDTSIVYSEVKTQLSDTSAGKVSSKDEDTVEIYENVLLI, from the exons ATGAGGAGCCCAGGCAGGAGTCTTAGGAAAAAGGCAATTCCCAATTATCTACCTGAGGACCTGGCCCATCAGAAAG CAACTGTACCCAAACCTGTGATTTCCCTCCATCCTCCATGGACCATAGTCTTCCAAGGAGAGAGAGTAAATATGACTTGCGATGGATTTCACTTCTATGcaccagagaaaacaaaatggtACCATCAGTTCCGATGGGTAATAAAAACAAGAGAAACTCCAGGAAATACCCTCGAGGTTCGTGAATCTGGAGAATACAGATGCCAGGCCCAGGGTTCACCTCTAAGTAATTCTGTATACTTGATCTTTTCTTCAG GTGACTTTATCCTGCAGGGCCCATATTCTGTGTTTGAAGGTGATACATTGGTTCTGAGATGCcagaaaagggggaaagagaagCTGACTTCTGTGAAATACACTTGGAATGGAAAAACTCTTTCTCAGTCTTCTAAAAGTTGGGATCTTCTTATCCCACAAACAAGTTCAAATAACAGTGGCTCTTACCAATGCATTGGATTTgtggacaaaaaatatatatttagatcAAATATCAAAGTTATTACAATTCAAG AACTATTTCCACATCCAAAGCTGAAGGCCACAGCCTCTCAGCCTACAGAAGGGAATTCAGTAAACCTGAGCTGTGAAACGCAGCTTCCTCTTGAGCGGTCGGACACTCCACTTCACTTTATCTTCTTCAGAGATGACATGGTCATCCTGTCAGACTGGAGCAGGTCCCCAGAGTTCCAGATCCCAACCATCTGGAGAGAAAACTCAGGATCATATTGGTGTGGTGTTGAAACAGTGACCGGCAGCGTCCGCAAGCACAGCCTCCCTCTACAGATCCGCGTGCTCA GCATCCCTGTGTCTGGAGTGCTCATGGAAACCCAGCCCCCAGGAGGCCAGGTGGTTGAAGGGGAGATGCTGGTCCTTGTCTGCTCCGTGACTGAAGGAACAGGGAGCACCACGTTCTCCTGGCACAGAGAGGACACAAAGGAGAGTCTGGGGAGGAAAACTCAGCATTCCCAGAGAGCAGAGCTGGAGATCCCTGTCATCAGGGAGAGCGATGCCGGGGGATACTACTGTACAGCTGACAACAGCCACGGCCCTGTGCAGAGTGAGGTGGTGGGCATCACCGTGCGAG AGGCTCCAGGCAACAGACATGGCCTAATTGCTGTGGTAGCCACCGGGGGGCTGCTCAGTCTTCTTCTCCTGGGTATGGCCCTGCTGTTTTACTGCTGGCGCTGGAGGAAACCAGGTGTGT CATTCCT GGCAGAAGAAACCAG GTGCCCTCTTAGCCCGGGCCCAGGAGAGTCCTGCCATCCTATCTGCCCTGTCCAGGGGGAGGTGCAGCTCTTGTATGGCACTG tgcatCCCAAAGAGAAAGACTTGGTATATTCTGAGATCCAGACTATTCAAGGGGAAG CCAATACCACCAGGAAACCTCTAGAAGACAAG GATACCTCAATTGTCTACAGTGAGGTAAAGACACAGCTCTCGGACACCTCAGCTGGAAAGGTCAGCTCTAAGGATGAAGACACCGTGGaaatttatgaaaatgttctacTCATATGA